A genomic window from Deinococcus detaillensis includes:
- a CDS encoding DUF2268 domain-containing putative Zn-dependent protease (predicted Zn-dependent protease with a strongly conserved HExxH motif) has protein sequence MNALHLMDAAGQLPTALRDGLLEVMTAELIRLAALLSLEGVDVALFVDPAWCIPELGLGGYAPTGYRLQLTIDPENSHFIASWRRELPVALAHELHHLRRWRGPGYGQTLREALASEGLAQHFEAAQRGELPIYAQPSGDLAALWERARPLLDAPTYNHNAWFYGSEAEQLPRWAGYQLGYEQVKRGLERLGGDAVSHAETPAAVLIDDR, from the coding sequence ATGAACGCTCTGCATCTGATGGACGCTGCCGGACAGTTGCCCACTGCACTTCGAGACGGGCTATTGGAGGTCATGACGGCTGAGTTGATCCGTTTGGCGGCGCTGCTCTCGCTGGAAGGTGTGGACGTGGCGCTGTTCGTCGATCCCGCGTGGTGCATTCCTGAACTCGGCTTGGGTGGTTACGCGCCGACCGGGTATCGCCTGCAGCTCACTATCGATCCTGAGAACTCCCACTTTATCGCCTCCTGGCGGCGCGAGCTGCCCGTAGCACTGGCGCATGAGCTTCATCACTTGCGGCGTTGGCGTGGCCCTGGCTATGGTCAAACCCTGCGTGAAGCGCTCGCCAGCGAAGGCTTGGCCCAACACTTTGAAGCGGCCCAGCGCGGCGAATTGCCGATCTACGCCCAGCCCAGCGGCGACTTGGCGGCGCTCTGGGAGCGGGCCAGGCCACTGCTAGACGCGCCGACTTACAATCACAATGCTTGGTTTTACGGCTCCGAAGCTGAGCAGTTGCCGCGCTGGGCAGGCTATCAACTGGGTTACGAGCAAGTCAAACGAGGCCTAGAACGGCTGGGCGGCGACGCGGTAAGCCACGCCGAGACACCCGCAGCCGTGCTGATTGACGACCGCTGA
- a CDS encoding phosphotransferase enzyme family protein, which translates to MTAPPFDLAPLLARYGSAHAQISVLQHVGDLVLKVETVGQRYSLRVFTAGSDETRLKLELAWLSALACDTELNIPLPLSNLDGCLITHWTPPHETEARACVLSNWIEGERASRQMGIPSAKQLGHLTAQLHQHARHYPKLWQHYTGQRWDAERFYGPNSWWSRQAPRDLGEHHQTLIPAVSALKAALARLGEKPEHFGLIHADLHFGNLISGPLGLGVIDFAEAAPGYFAFDLALTAGELMDYPEGEQYVESFYAAYQQAAAPYTGALNEVKVFKVATGLAFLAWVYGLPEGPKRQDKLRWVPNLISKLRDFGNS; encoded by the coding sequence ATGACTGCACCGCCCTTTGATCTCGCCCCACTTTTGGCCCGCTACGGTTCGGCACATGCCCAAATCAGCGTCTTGCAACACGTCGGCGATCTGGTGCTGAAAGTCGAAACGGTGGGCCAACGCTACAGCTTGCGCGTCTTCACGGCTGGCAGTGATGAGACACGGTTAAAACTGGAATTGGCGTGGCTGAGCGCTTTGGCCTGCGATACGGAGCTGAATATTCCCCTGCCGCTGTCCAATCTGGATGGCTGCCTGATCACGCACTGGACACCGCCCCACGAAACAGAAGCGCGGGCCTGCGTGCTGTCAAACTGGATTGAAGGCGAGCGGGCCAGCCGTCAGATGGGAATACCGTCGGCAAAGCAGCTCGGCCACCTCACAGCGCAGCTCCACCAACACGCCCGGCACTATCCCAAACTGTGGCAACACTATACGGGCCAACGCTGGGACGCCGAGCGCTTTTATGGCCCCAATTCGTGGTGGTCGCGGCAAGCCCCACGCGATCTGGGGGAACACCACCAGACGCTCATACCTGCCGTCAGTGCTTTGAAAGCGGCTTTAGCGCGGTTGGGTGAGAAGCCCGAACACTTCGGCCTGATTCACGCCGACTTGCATTTCGGCAACCTGATCAGCGGCCCGCTCGGGCTGGGCGTGATTGATTTCGCCGAAGCTGCGCCGGGTTATTTCGCCTTTGACTTGGCGCTCACGGCAGGCGAACTGATGGATTATCCCGAAGGTGAGCAGTACGTCGAGAGCTTTTATGCCGCTTACCAGCAGGCCGCCGCCCCATACACCGGGGCGCTGAACGAAGTGAAGGTCTTCAAGGTGGCGACGGGCCTGGCGTTTCTGGCCTGGGTGTACGGATTGCCCGAAGGCCCGAAGCGGCAAGATAAATTGCGCTGGGTGCCTAACCTGATCTCCAAATTGCGAGATTTTGGGAACTCCTAA